A single uncultured Methanolobus sp. DNA region contains:
- the cysS gene encoding cysteine--tRNA ligase — protein sequence MVLRVYNTLTRETEDFVPLRNNKVNMYVCGPTVYDHCHLGHARSYVSFDVIRRYLIYRGYDVNYVSNITDVDDKVIDRAKESGEETFELSKKFTASFEEDMQTLGVMEPDTRPKVTEHIQDIIDTVAQLIENGSAYATPKENVYYDLEKSADRIGILSHQTVEGLMEGSGCRIDVEDDKRFQLDFVLWKSSPENEPGWDSPWGRGRPGWHIECTVMSMKYCSQQLDIHGGGMDLIFPHHEAEIHQSESCTGMHPFSKYWMHNGFLTIDKEKMSKSLGNFFTIKEVLAKFPPGTIRFFIVYTHYRSTIDFSEDVLVEAGRARKRLLNTISNVKHAVSEAPDSDNDCGLSELIDETRTAYMESMDDDFNTREAIGNLFVFSRKVNSVLANEKPGILALENVLAFYSEINEVLGIFEDDGSSGSEELSNGISDDDINELIELRDKARAEKDWAKADAIRDELKEKGIIIEDGKDGVRWRRE from the coding sequence GTGGTGCTCAGAGTTTACAATACATTGACAAGGGAAACCGAGGATTTTGTGCCCCTGCGGAACAACAAAGTAAATATGTACGTTTGCGGCCCCACGGTTTACGACCACTGCCATCTGGGACACGCCAGAAGTTACGTTTCTTTTGATGTTATCAGACGCTACCTGATATACCGTGGATATGATGTGAACTATGTATCCAATATCACGGATGTTGATGACAAGGTGATAGACAGGGCAAAGGAAAGCGGAGAGGAAACCTTTGAACTATCAAAAAAGTTCACCGCATCTTTTGAAGAGGACATGCAGACTCTTGGAGTTATGGAACCTGACACCCGTCCTAAAGTTACAGAGCATATACAGGACATAATCGATACCGTTGCCCAGCTAATAGAAAATGGTTCAGCATACGCAACCCCGAAAGAAAACGTGTACTATGACCTTGAAAAGTCTGCGGATAGAATTGGAATACTGAGCCACCAGACAGTTGAAGGCTTGATGGAAGGTTCAGGTTGTCGAATTGATGTTGAGGATGACAAGAGATTCCAGCTTGACTTTGTGCTCTGGAAAAGTTCTCCTGAAAACGAACCCGGATGGGACAGTCCCTGGGGCAGAGGAAGACCGGGATGGCATATTGAATGTACTGTTATGTCAATGAAATACTGCTCACAGCAACTGGACATCCACGGCGGAGGAATGGATCTCATATTCCCGCATCATGAAGCTGAGATACACCAATCGGAAAGTTGCACAGGAATGCATCCTTTCAGCAAGTACTGGATGCACAATGGTTTTCTGACAATCGACAAGGAGAAGATGTCAAAATCCCTTGGAAACTTCTTTACCATAAAGGAAGTGCTTGCTAAATTCCCTCCCGGAACTATCAGGTTCTTCATAGTTTATACTCACTACAGAAGTACCATTGACTTCAGCGAGGATGTTCTGGTAGAAGCAGGAAGAGCAAGAAAGCGATTACTGAACACCATCTCAAACGTGAAACATGCTGTATCTGAAGCACCGGACAGCGACAATGACTGCGGCCTTTCAGAACTCATAGATGAAACCAGAACCGCATATATGGAGTCAATGGATGATGATTTCAACACCAGAGAAGCAATTGGCAATCTTTTTGTGTTCAGTCGCAAGGTCAATTCCGTGTTGGCAAATGAAAAACCGGGAATATTAGCACTTGAAAATGTTCTTGCTTTCTATTCAGAGATTAACGAAGTTCTCGGTATCTTTGAAGATGACGGGAGTTCCGGGTCAGAGGAACTCAGCAACGGAATATCAGATGACGATATCAATGAACTGATAGAACTCAGGGACAAAGCACGTGCTGAAAAAGACTGGGCAAAAGCCGATGCCATACGTGATGAACTGAAGGAGAAAGGTATCATCATCGAGGATGGAAAAGATGGTGTTCGGTGGAGAAGAGAGTAA